One Terriglobia bacterium genomic region harbors:
- a CDS encoding TonB family protein — MADYTILIVDYEPKSIDAARIPLAQAGYKVEVATDGVAGLEAFGRIKPDLVLIEAMLPKKHGFEVCQTIKKSPQGKRTPVLITTAVYKGRKYRTQALHIYGCDEYIEKPIAPERLVELCGRFLSGGVAPQEQADRSAPVAPAKASAQSPVLQRTQAEFTGAKNPGEIRSSGLSSSSAAAIVADLTEEEIMARLDAILPDDGMRLPSWPGAAVVPDLGPEMLATAAAVPETVLVENLDPSFEPSPAASFAEPFEPPIGRLPAISTAEPTFTMAAAGSPVTETLPAGESTEVESEDAWTEADPHVVRFDATRARKRRRSGLERPSSTGGVPLAVSPAQTSALAEPRHEEPSRREEPLPAVAARPEIREEPRVAVAASVRDSVILPVGSHPRPRAPWWVWVAVVGVVASGALYLMLGTANRNGPEDSKSVAQGSPLVEGKVSSSEEGLKVARNDLLSASPVKKVPVAGRRGATANLPATKPDPRPKTPVSAPPAAAALPRPAPVRVEEPLAVAQSHSAPRVAQEARNDAAAPASHKGELPAQGGSPPPVVQEARPVVPAAVVQQQAAPPVASSQAPNPSSSGAGAAPSPAPKKTVTRGALMNLDEVDSAPVTVKRDAPAYTARARQLRQRGSVFLNILVDETGKVSDVQVIQGIPGSDLNESAERAARSWTYEPALKDGVPVKVWKFEKLRFEP; from the coding sequence ATGGCGGATTATACGATACTGATCGTCGACTACGAGCCGAAGAGTATCGACGCGGCACGTATTCCATTGGCGCAGGCCGGGTACAAGGTCGAAGTCGCCACCGATGGGGTGGCCGGCCTCGAGGCTTTCGGCCGGATCAAGCCGGACCTCGTCCTGATCGAGGCGATGCTCCCCAAGAAACACGGCTTCGAGGTTTGCCAGACGATCAAGAAGTCGCCCCAGGGGAAGAGGACGCCGGTTCTCATCACGACAGCGGTTTACAAGGGTCGGAAGTACCGCACCCAGGCGCTTCACATCTACGGATGCGACGAGTACATCGAGAAGCCGATCGCGCCCGAGCGGCTCGTGGAGCTGTGTGGTCGGTTTCTGAGCGGCGGCGTGGCCCCCCAGGAACAAGCCGACCGGTCGGCACCCGTGGCGCCTGCGAAGGCGTCAGCACAGTCACCCGTCCTCCAACGGACCCAGGCCGAGTTCACCGGCGCCAAGAACCCGGGAGAGATCCGCTCGAGCGGCCTGTCGTCTTCCTCCGCGGCCGCCATCGTCGCGGACTTGACGGAAGAGGAGATCATGGCGCGGCTCGACGCGATCCTCCCGGACGACGGGATGAGACTCCCGTCGTGGCCCGGCGCTGCCGTCGTTCCCGACCTCGGACCGGAAATGTTGGCGACCGCGGCCGCGGTTCCGGAAACGGTCCTCGTGGAAAATCTCGATCCATCATTCGAGCCCTCCCCCGCCGCGAGCTTCGCCGAACCGTTCGAACCGCCGATCGGGCGTCTTCCGGCCATCTCGACGGCCGAGCCGACCTTCACCATGGCCGCGGCGGGATCTCCGGTGACCGAGACTCTCCCGGCCGGCGAATCGACCGAGGTCGAGTCAGAAGACGCCTGGACCGAGGCGGACCCGCACGTGGTGCGATTCGACGCCACCCGGGCACGAAAGCGCCGCCGCTCCGGTCTTGAGCGGCCGTCCTCGACCGGGGGGGTGCCTCTCGCAGTATCCCCGGCGCAAACCAGCGCCCTCGCGGAGCCGCGTCACGAAGAACCCTCTCGCCGTGAAGAGCCGCTTCCGGCCGTCGCGGCCCGACCCGAGATTCGCGAGGAGCCACGGGTCGCCGTAGCGGCTTCGGTCCGGGACTCGGTGATTCTTCCCGTGGGGTCGCACCCAAGGCCTCGGGCTCCCTGGTGGGTTTGGGTCGCTGTCGTCGGCGTCGTCGCCTCCGGCGCCCTGTACTTGATGCTCGGCACCGCCAATCGCAATGGGCCGGAAGATTCCAAGAGCGTCGCGCAGGGCTCTCCCCTCGTCGAAGGCAAAGTGTCCTCAAGTGAGGAAGGGCTCAAGGTCGCGCGAAACGATCTCTTGTCGGCGAGCCCGGTGAAGAAGGTCCCTGTTGCGGGTCGTCGTGGAGCCACCGCAAACCTCCCGGCCACGAAGCCCGACCCGCGTCCCAAGACCCCGGTCTCCGCCCCGCCCGCCGCCGCTGCTCTACCCAGACCTGCCCCTGTCCGTGTCGAGGAACCACTGGCGGTCGCTCAAAGCCATTCCGCCCCCAGAGTCGCCCAGGAAGCCAGGAACGACGCTGCCGCCCCGGCATCGCACAAGGGCGAGTTGCCAGCGCAGGGAGGGTCGCCCCCTCCGGTCGTCCAAGAGGCTCGACCTGTCGTGCCAGCCGCCGTAGTGCAGCAACAGGCTGCGCCCCCGGTGGCCTCCTCTCAGGCGCCGAATCCCTCCAGCAGCGGAGCCGGAGCCGCGCCCTCTCCCGCGCCGAAGAAGACGGTCACCCGCGGCGCCCTCATGAATCTCGACGAGGTGGACTCCGCACCCGTCACGGTCAAGCGAGACGCTCCCGCCTACACCGCGCGCGCGCGGCAGCTCCGCCAGCGAGGCTCGGTCTTCCTGAACATCCTCGTGGACGAGACGGGGAAGGTCTCCGACGTTCAGGTCATCCAGGGGATTCCGGGATCCGACCTGAACGAGTCCGCGGAGAGAGCCGCGCGCAGCTGGACCTACGAGCCCGCGCTCAAGGACGGCGTGCCGGTCAAGGTCTGGAAATTCGAGAAGCTCCGCTTCGAGCCGTGA
- a CDS encoding helical backbone metal receptor, producing the protein MSPALTEILFALGLGDRVVGVTKYCDWPPEARRLPKIGGFVDPSVEAVVALSPDLALVSPAAGNREAALAIRRLGIRLEVVPCETLAEAYDAIQRVASVCGVQARGRALSGALRARIEATAARVRRDTPVPTLFCVQLEPLVAAGTGTLPSEILELAGGRNIVREPRYPRIGIESVLAAGPEAIIVARMDSQDAGGPGRVLDFWKRWSSIPAVGNERVFVIDATTALRAGPRVAEAVEGLAALLHPRIEPRSAGGGKS; encoded by the coding sequence ATGAGCCCGGCGCTCACCGAGATCCTCTTCGCCCTCGGTCTCGGAGACAGGGTCGTCGGCGTGACCAAGTACTGCGACTGGCCTCCCGAGGCGCGCCGGCTCCCGAAGATCGGGGGATTCGTGGATCCCTCGGTCGAGGCGGTGGTCGCCCTCTCCCCCGACCTTGCGCTGGTCTCGCCGGCCGCCGGAAACCGCGAGGCGGCGCTCGCGATACGGCGGCTCGGGATCCGGCTCGAGGTGGTGCCTTGTGAGACGCTAGCGGAGGCCTACGATGCGATCCAGCGTGTCGCGAGCGTCTGCGGCGTCCAGGCGAGGGGCCGGGCGCTTTCCGGGGCCCTGCGCGCGAGAATCGAGGCGACCGCTGCGCGCGTGCGACGGGACACCCCGGTTCCCACGCTGTTTTGCGTTCAGCTGGAGCCGCTCGTCGCCGCCGGGACCGGCACACTCCCGTCCGAGATCCTGGAGCTCGCGGGAGGCCGCAACATCGTGAGGGAGCCGCGGTACCCGCGTATCGGGATCGAATCCGTGTTGGCCGCGGGCCCCGAGGCGATCATCGTCGCACGGATGGACTCCCAGGACGCCGGGGGGCCGGGCCGCGTCCTCGACTTCTGGAAGCGATGGTCGTCGATCCCGGCGGTGGGAAACGAGCGCGTCTTCGTGATCGACGCGACCACGGCCTTACGCGCCGGCCCGCGGGTCGCCGAGGCCGTGGAGGGCCTCGCCGCTCTTCTCCACCCGCGGATCGAGCCCCGTTCCGCCGGTGGCGGAAAGTCGTGA